The Gemmatimonadota bacterium DH-78 region GCCCCACCACCCGCCGTCGAGGAGGGCCGGATCGTGCCAATCGTGCACCCGGATTTCGCCTTTGCTCCCGAAGTGGCCCTCTACGGGCACCTGGCGGACAATCGTGAATCTCGGGACAGTGTGGTTGTCACGTTCGTGACCCTCCCGGGGGTACTTCGGGAGCAATCGCCTTTTTCGGCTGCACGATTGGCACGATCGGGCCCTTTCGCGGCGATGGCCCGGTCCGGCGCCGCCGGCCGAGGCCGGCCGCCCGGCCCCACCACGCTCCGTCGAGAGGGCCGGATCGTGCCAACCCATGCACCCGGATTTCGCCTTTGCTCCCGAAGTGGCCCTCTACGGGCATCTGGCGGACAATCGCGGATTTCGGAGAAGTGTGGTTGTCACGTTCGTGACCCTCCCAGGGGTACTTCGGGAGCAATCGCGTTTTTCGGCTGCACGATTGGCACGATCGGGCCCTTTCGCGGCGAGGGCCCGGTCCGGGCGCACCGCCGGCCGAGCGCCGGGGAGGGACCGCACTGGCCGATTCCCGCCGGCCGAGCGCCCATCGCGGCCACCCGACGTCCGGAGGGAGGTGCCACAATGGCCGATTCCCGCCGACCGGGGGCCCATCTCGGCACGCCGCCGTCCGGAAGGGCCGGATCGTGCCAACCATGCACCCGGATTTCGCCTTTGCTCCCGAAGTGGCCCTCTACGGGCACCTGGCGGACAATCGCGGATCTCGGAGAAGTGTGGTTGTCACGTTCGTGACCCTCCCAGGGGTACTTCGGGAGCAATCGCGTATTTCGGCTGCACGATTGGCACGATCGGGCCCCTTCGCGGCGAGGGCCCGGTCCGACCGCACCGCCGGCCGAGACCGGGGCGGGACCCTACCGCCCGATCCCCCGCGGCCGAGCGCCATCGCGGGACCCCGCCGGCCGAGCGCCAGGGCGGACGCCGACGCGCCGTCAGGTCTCGATTACCCGGACGCGGCCCGGGCGCGGTTCCCCGTCACTCGAACGCCCCGGGCTCGGTCCGCCCGCACCCGAGTGCGGCCCGAGCCCGGTTCGGCCCGGGGATCAGTTCCCGATCACCCGGATGCGGCCGGAGCCGGTGTCGAGGGTGATGCGGCCGCGGCCGTCGCCGAGGGTGCCGCGGATGTAGTTGCGGCGCTGGGTGCGGAGCTGCATGGGGATGTCGAGGTCGACTCCGCCCGACCCGCTGTCGGCCTCGATCTCGGCGTTCACGCCCGAGGGAACCCGCAGGGTGATGCTGCCCGACCCGGTGTCGATCTCGACCCGGTCGACCGCGGTGAGCACCTCGACCTCGACCGCACCCGAACCGGTGTCGACCATCACATCGGCGGCCGATACCCGCAGGAGGTCGACCGAGCCGGAGCCGGTGTCGACCTCGACCACCTCGGCGTCGACATCCGAGACGTCCACCCGGCCCGAACCGGTGTCGACGCTCAGCGCCGGCCCGCGAACGCCGTCGATCGTGACCGACCCCGAGCCGGTGTCCACCATCAGTTCGCCCTGCACTCCCGACACCTGTACGCCACCCGAACCGGTATCGACCGACACGTCACCCTGGACGTCGGCCACCTCGACCGCGCCGGAGCCGATATCGAGCTCCACATCGGCGTTCAGGCCCCGGGCGGTGGCTTCGCCCACCGCGAGGAAGACAGCCACGGCGCGCCCGTTGGGCACCTCCACGCGCAGATTCGCGTGGGCCTCGAGGCCGCTGCCGGAGCTGCTCACCCGCACCCGGTCGCCGCCGCTGATGCCGCCACCCCAGGTGCCGTCGTCGCGAATGCGCATGGTGCTGTTGTAGCTGCCACGCCGGCCGCGATCGTAGACGATCTCGTCCGCCGGGTAGTGCACCACCAGCGTCTCGCGACCGCGCACCTCGCGCACGTCCACCGAGAGCCGCTGCGCGTCGGCGCCGCCGCGGGTGAGTGAGACCACCACCTCGCTGCCGGTGCCGCGCACCACCTCGACCTCGCCGGCCAGGTTGTAGATCGCCACCGACGACCCGCCCAGTCGGTGGGTCTCCTGCGCCTCGAGTCCCGTGGCGGCGATCAGGAGTCCCACACCCAGCGCCACCCCTCGCATCCCCTTCATACGTCCTCCCCTGTTGTCCGTTCGTCCGCCGGCCGAGGCCGGGGCTGTGTCCCTTCAATCGTCCCCCGCGCGAGGGGGGTTGAACCCCTCTTCGTCCCCCGCGCGAGGCGGGGTTGAACCCTTCATCGTCCCCCGCCAGGCGGGGTGCACCCTTCACCGCTCCCCCCCGAGAAGCGGGGTTGAACCCTTCATTGTCCCCCGCGAGGCGGGGGTGCACCCTTCACCGCTCCCCCCGCCGCGAGGCGGGGCACCTCCGACTCGACGGCCGAGGCTCGATCCTCCGAGGGCGGCGACGAGGGTCGCCCCCACCCTCACCGACGGCGGGCGGCCGTGCCGTGACGCAGCACGATGTCTCCGTCGAAGGCTTTCATCTCGATGCGCGCGCCGCCCGATCCCATCTGGAACCGGAGCGGCTGGCCGGACTGGATCCGACCCACGCGGACCGGAATCTCCGGCATGAACTCGCCGGCGAAGGTGGCCACCTCCACATCGGCCGAGCTTCCCTCCGGCACCACCGCCTCCACGTCTCCGGAGTGCGTGACCAACCGGAGCAGAGCGCCAGCCGGCACCGCGCCCACGAAGAGCACGTCGCCGTCCACCGTGGAGGCGGACACCTCGCCGCTGCGGACGCCCTCGAGCACGAGGTCGCCGTCGAGGGCCTGCGCGAGAATGCGGGCGCCCGTCAGCCCGCGAACATGCACGTCGCCGTCGACCGTCTCGCACGAGGCGCTCCCCTGCACGTTCGACAGCTCGATCTCGCCGTCGAGCGTGTAGAAGTCGACGTCGCCCTCGATTCCGCTCGCGGTCAGGTCGCCCTCGATCACCCGCACCGAGACGTCGCCCTCGAGGTCGTGCAGGTCCACGTCGAGCGCATGCCCCGTCACCTCCACGTGCACGCCCGGGGGCACCTCGAAGCGAAGGGCTCCCGACAGCTCGCGGTCAGCGGCACGGGGACGCACCGTCACGCGGCTGCCGCGGTGCGTCACCTCCACGCCGCGGCGGCCCTCACCGCCCTCGATGCGCAGTCGCCCGTCGGCCCCGCGCTCGAAGAACAGGCGTCCCTCGCCGGCGTCCACCGCGAGCACGTCGCCCGGACGGACCGCCAGCACCGTGTCGACGCCGCGCGCCCCCGATGCCGCACCGCGTGCCGCGAGCCCGGCGAGAGCGCGCATCGAGGCGGCGGGGTCGGCCGCGGTCGGGGCCTGGGCCTCCGGGAGCCACGCTCCGAGGTCCGACAGCGGCGCGGTCGAGGCACCCGCGAAGGGCACCGCGAGCACCAGGGGGGCGAGAACGAGCAGGCGACGACGCATCGGGCGACTCAATCGGCGGCCGAGAGGATCGACGACGCCTGACGCAGAAAGGCCCGCTGCCGTGCGACGGCGCCCTGCAGGTGTTCCTGCACGTAGACGTTGTCGGGGTCGATCTCGAGCGCGGCGCGGCTCTCGGCGATCGCGGCCCGAATCACCTGCAGGTTCTTTCGCAGAAGCTCGACCGTCTCGGCGGGCACCCCCTCGGGAGCCTCCGCCAGAAGCCGCTCGAGCTCCGCGGCCTCGCGGGCGAGCCCGCCGGCGGCGAAGGTCTCCTGCGAACCCGCGAACTCCGCCGAGAGCGGCGCGCCCTCGACCGTGGCATCCGCAGCCGTCGCCCCGGCCGCACCCGCCGGATCCGAGCCCCGCAGCGCCCAGCCGGCGGCCCCCGCGGCCGCCATCAGCGCCACCACCGCCGCGGCCCTGCCCAAGGTGCGCAGACCCCGGCCGGCCCGCCGCTCCGGCGCGTCCCCCCCCGTCCGCGCCATCGGCGCGGCCGCGAGTCGCTCGGTGAGGTCGACCACACCCTCGTTCTCGCCGAGACGGGCCCGGATCTCGGGCCAGAGATCGCGCGACGGGGCGACGCCACCGAGCGCCCGTGCCCGGCGCCGCACCTCCGTGAGCTCCGACGCCACGCGGCGGCAGTCGGCGCACTCGGCGAGATGCTCCTCCACCGCGGCGGCCTGATCGTCGGGCAGCGAGCCGTCGAGGTACTCCGAGAGCCGGTCGGTCCAGAATTCGTGTCGTGCCATGATGCTGCCTTCTAGTCCAGATGAGAGCGCAGGATCATCCGCGCCCGATGGAGCTGTGATTTCGAGGTGCCCACGGTGATGCCGAGCTGGTCGGCGATCTCGTCGTGTGGATAGCCCTCCACGTCGTAGAGCACGAACACGGTCCGCGCCCTGGGCGGGAGATGTTCGAGCGCCCGCTCGAAGTCCATGCGCAGTCCCGGACGGCCGATGCGGGCCGCCATGCCCTCGAACACCCCTTCCCCGCTCCGGAAGCGATCCTCCCGCCGACGCATGGTCTCGCGCCGTCCGAGAATCAGGTTCACCGCCAACCGGTGCAGCCAGGTGCTGAACCGCGCGTCGCCCCGGAAGGTGCTCAGCTTATTCCAGGCCCGCAGGTAGATCTCCTGCGTCAGATCGTCGGCCGCGGCGGGCCCGGCCATGCGGCGGGCGAGCGCGTGGATGCGATCGCACGTGGCCCGATAGAGCCGCTCGAACGCCTCCGGGTCGCCGCGGCCGGCCATCGCCGCGTCGGGCCCCAGGGGATCGGTTGAAATGGTCACTCGGAGAGCGGACACGAGGCGGAGGTTCATGAGGGTGGACACCGTCTGCGAAAACTCGACCTCTTGGATGGACCCCACCCGTCCGATGGTTGGAAGCACACCCGTTTCCGCTTGCGCCGTCCGCCCGGCGGTTGCAGCGTCTGCACAGCCTCTCCCACCGACGAGCCCCTACGCTGCGAGGTTTCCGTGGAAGTCCTTCCCATCGATCTCACCGAGATCGTCGCCACCATCATGGGCATATCGATCGTGCTCATCCCCATCGCGGGACTCACGGCCCGCTTCGCCCTGAAGCCCCTCGTGGAGTCGCTGACGCGGGTGAACGAGGTGCGCGGAGTGGAGGAGACGGTGGCGATCACCGAGCGCCGGGTGGCGCTGCTCGAACAGCAGCTGGAGCAGATGGACCACACGGTGCGGCGCCTCGAAGAAACGCACGACTTCGACCGGGCCCTCGGATCGGGGGACGCCGCCCCATGACGCTGTCGGAGGAGATCATCGCGCACCGGGGGTACAGCGCGGTCGCACCGGAAAACACCCTCGCCGCGGTCGAGAAGGCGCTCGAGGCGGGGGCCGACGCGGTGGAATGGGACGTGCACGTGGCCTCGTGCGGCAC contains the following coding sequences:
- a CDS encoding DUF4097 family beta strand repeat-containing protein — translated: MKGMRGVALGVGLLIAATGLEAQETHRLGGSSVAIYNLAGEVEVVRGTGSEVVVSLTRGGADAQRLSVDVREVRGRETLVVHYPADEIVYDRGRRGSYNSTMRIRDDGTWGGGISGGDRVRVSSSGSGLEAHANLRVEVPNGRAVAVFLAVGEATARGLNADVELDIGSGAVEVADVQGDVSVDTGSGGVQVSGVQGELMVDTGSGSVTIDGVRGPALSVDTGSGRVDVSDVDAEVVEVDTGSGSVDLLRVSAADVMVDTGSGAVEVEVLTAVDRVEIDTGSGSITLRVPSGVNAEIEADSGSGGVDLDIPMQLRTQRRNYIRGTLGDGRGRITLDTGSGRIRVIGN
- a CDS encoding DUF4097 family beta strand repeat-containing protein — translated: MRRRLLVLAPLVLAVPFAGASTAPLSDLGAWLPEAQAPTAADPAASMRALAGLAARGAASGARGVDTVLAVRPGDVLAVDAGEGRLFFERGADGRLRIEGGEGRRGVEVTHRGSRVTVRPRAADRELSGALRFEVPPGVHVEVTGHALDVDLHDLEGDVSVRVIEGDLTASGIEGDVDFYTLDGEIELSNVQGSASCETVDGDVHVRGLTGARILAQALDGDLVLEGVRSGEVSASTVDGDVLFVGAVPAGALLRLVTHSGDVEAVVPEGSSADVEVATFAGEFMPEIPVRVGRIQSGQPLRFQMGSGGARIEMKAFDGDIVLRHGTAARRR
- a CDS encoding anti-sigma factor, with translation MARHEFWTDRLSEYLDGSLPDDQAAAVEEHLAECADCRRVASELTEVRRRARALGGVAPSRDLWPEIRARLGENEGVVDLTERLAAAPMARTGGDAPERRAGRGLRTLGRAAAVVALMAAAGAAGWALRGSDPAGAAGATAADATVEGAPLSAEFAGSQETFAAGGLAREAAELERLLAEAPEGVPAETVELLRKNLQVIRAAIAESRAALEIDPDNVYVQEHLQGAVARQRAFLRQASSILSAAD
- a CDS encoding sigma-70 family RNA polymerase sigma factor is translated as MNLRLVSALRVTISTDPLGPDAAMAGRGDPEAFERLYRATCDRIHALARRMAGPAAADDLTQEIYLRAWNKLSTFRGDARFSTWLHRLAVNLILGRRETMRRREDRFRSGEGVFEGMAARIGRPGLRMDFERALEHLPPRARTVFVLYDVEGYPHDEIADQLGITVGTSKSQLHRARMILRSHLD